From the Pseudomonas sp. Teo4 genome, the window TATCAATAATGCACAGGTTGCCGAACAGTTGCGGATCCATGGGCACCTTGACGCTGATGAAAGGCAGGATGCGGCGAAGATCGAAGCCGAAGGCTTTGACGTATTCGTGGGACATGGATGCGTAGAGGCTCGGCTCCAGGTCGATGGCTCCGCCGTTGTACGAATAGCCTTTAATCCTGGTTTCTTCAGAGCACACGACATAGCTGGGTACTACGGTCACCGGGTTGATGCCGGTCGCCAGGCGCACGCTTGAGTCTTTGATGAAGCTGTTGATGAACGCAGACTTGCCGCTACTGAAGCCACCCGCAATGCTGAGGATGGTTTTGCCCGCAATGCTTGGGAAGTTATTCAGCATGCGCAGCTCGGCGAGAATCGCCTGCATGTCGAGCACGGCCTGGGCTTCGCCTGCCAGCGACGATTCGCGGCCTGCGAACGCCATGTAATCGTGGTTGATCAGCTCGGCGAATCGGTCCAGCTCTTCATTGACGGGAGGCTGCTGCGCCAGAACCCTGCTCACCAGGGAAAACTTTTCAGTGAGCGACAGGTGTTGCTGGTTAATGTTTGCGTAGTGGTTTTCGAGGTGCTGTTTGGACGCCTTCAGTTCCTCTGTGAAGCTCTCCAGCAATTCGACATTCTGCTCTTGGGCCGACAGTTGGGCTTTATGCTCGTCCAGATAGGCCTCGAGCTCACTGATTTGCGCAAGGGCCTGCCCCATGTGCTCTTCCAGCTTTGCAACATTGGCCTGTTCAGTATGCAACTGGGTCGACAGTGACGCATTGTGAGCCACCAGCTCACTGATGTGTGTGGCATGCCCGGCACATTGTTCATTCAACGACAGATTGGCGTCTTTCACCTCTTCGAGATGTTTTTGGACCTCGGCCATCGTCCGCTCCAGGTCCGCAGCGTCTGCCTCTTTGGCCGTCAACTCTCGGTTGAGCTCGTCCAGCCGCTTTTCAAGATTGGCGATCTCATCAAGGGCCTGGAACTCTCTCCGTGCCAGATCTTCAGCCTCGGCCGTCTTCGCATGCAGCGCATCAGTGAGCGCCTGCTTGCGTGTTTGCAGATCGCCGATCTGTTCTGCCTGGTCTGCGCATTGATCGGTCAACGCTTGTTTGAGGCTTTCGAGCGCTTCGAGTTGATGGCGAACATTGGCCAGCGTTTGCTCAAGGTCGAGGATGTGCTGTTCTTTGTCGGCCAGCAGTTGCTTGTGCGCTGCCAGGTCTTGCTCCAGGCCGCTGATTGTCGCTAGTGCTTGTGCCTGACGCTCTTCG encodes:
- a CDS encoding dynamin family protein, whose translation is MSTPPRIDDRARPAVESLARFWQFKRKKLALELQGHLEDAQRQLDTLFSSHQALATLSASQSDSIHALNQSNDTLAEALQVETGKLASTTKALEQETAKLQKAMLALAQAKVYTKELEERQAQALATISGLEQDLAAHKQLLADKEQHILDLEQTLANVRHQLEALESLKQALTDQCADQAEQIGDLQTRKQALTDALHAKTAEAEDLARREFQALDEIANLEKRLDELNRELTAKEADAADLERTMAEVQKHLEEVKDANLSLNEQCAGHATHISELVAHNASLSTQLHTEQANVAKLEEHMGQALAQISELEAYLDEHKAQLSAQEQNVELLESFTEELKASKQHLENHYANINQQHLSLTEKFSLVSRVLAQQPPVNEELDRFAELINHDYMAFAGRESSLAGEAQAVLDMQAILAELRMLNNFPSIAGKTILSIAGGFSSGKSAFINSFIKDSSVRLATGINPVTVVPSYVVCSEETRIKGYSYNGGAIDLEPSLYASMSHEYVKAFGFDLRRILPFISVKVPMDPQLFGNLCIIDTPGYNPGTSGGASAADRSTAASLVNQATALVWVIGLDPAGTIDQSDIEFIESTPFRGDSLYIVLNKADVKSEDDIDQIMEQVAEDLAFADIEYAGMCAYSSTARKRTYPSTGLTFEQFLRSINCKVDVVGKISNKLDAVFDAYKRAIKADIAQLKGRKNEFNAFKLDALEIGGTALHDRIERAFPISEQMFDTSEFEQLVGDCEDLRRKLKLAAQKALRVSDQAHSKGAEMEDFLRLRIRR